In Deinococcus maricopensis DSM 21211, one genomic interval encodes:
- a CDS encoding carboxypeptidase-like regulatory domain-containing protein translates to MRLLTLSGLLLMSGAGALGVHAPAAPVSADARVPVTVPVTLTNAADAPDTDALTLSLPDGWRLLAGETTFRLAPHESHVELLTLLPPSTLPAGDAQVLVRTRDAAATLRFTVAPTRRVRAVTTTAPTFDVRGAYDVQWRVTNGGNVTEALQFAARADVDADVQVTPAAATLRAGETLEVRAHVTPRHVVRLQDAGVRLEVRADGLAPARATATTTLIPTVTPLDQQYHVFPLTLTVGGALGTSGSAADFTLHGRGAPVQGDPGTLDVLATRQGFTVTYVRPEMTWAAGQVTGGAAPLDTVSAVGVKAALHRAALDVEGLAGLTARGEAAAALSATLPFAQGNVQFGVSRVGERTVVGGGGRWAGQADGWAAQLEAGAAVNVTGGGATVRANGRVSVGATEFTGAFARTTPGWRDTPRTTQSAALSVSGKVGDAFTYTVGGAVSGETWQRYNVRAAATLKQPFGTLGAQMQATNTTRSVTGTLTQKAFGWPLTHRVNWTADLGTGATSAQYALSTQVRAGGQLLQPSVGLGLQSGTLTWSAGVNGSAALAPGTLLTYQVASANVARGDVNASVNVTRALSGTQSLAVAGTVARADGRWAAGVRVSTTLSMDVPVHARRDVARVEGRVTDATGAGRANLIVRAGGLAAITDAAGRFVFPAVPAGDVTVTVLSSDGPGDVAFMPALPLTLHVRAGETRTLEVRAVTLARVSGQVTLVVPSEDTLRAGGLMPEVPRLADLVLQLNGADGTVRTVSPNADGTFVFPGVTPGAYTVTFAAATAARLAAHDVTLPAPLTVAAGAQVDAPVRVQLRPRVVRFEDAEDLTPTTP, encoded by the coding sequence GTGCGCCTCCTGACCCTGAGTGGCCTGCTGCTGATGTCCGGCGCGGGCGCTCTTGGCGTGCACGCGCCCGCGGCGCCCGTGAGTGCGGACGCGCGGGTGCCGGTAACAGTGCCAGTCACGCTCACGAACGCGGCGGACGCGCCGGACACGGACGCGCTGACGCTCAGCCTTCCGGACGGGTGGCGGTTGCTGGCGGGCGAGACGACGTTCAGGCTCGCGCCGCACGAGTCGCACGTGGAGCTGCTGACGCTGCTGCCGCCGTCGACGCTGCCAGCGGGGGACGCGCAGGTGCTGGTTCGTACGCGGGACGCCGCCGCGACGCTGCGCTTCACGGTGGCGCCCACCCGCCGGGTCCGCGCCGTGACGACGACCGCGCCGACGTTCGACGTGCGCGGCGCGTATGACGTGCAGTGGCGCGTCACGAACGGCGGGAACGTCACCGAGGCGTTGCAGTTCGCGGCGCGCGCGGACGTGGACGCGGACGTGCAGGTGACGCCGGCGGCGGCCACCCTGAGGGCCGGAGAGACGCTGGAGGTGCGCGCGCACGTGACGCCGCGTCACGTGGTGCGCCTGCAGGATGCCGGGGTGCGCTTGGAGGTGCGGGCGGACGGCCTGGCCCCGGCGCGCGCGACGGCGACGACCACGCTCATCCCGACGGTAACGCCGCTGGATCAGCAGTATCACGTGTTCCCGTTGACCCTCACGGTCGGTGGGGCGCTGGGCACGTCGGGCTCCGCGGCGGACTTCACGTTGCATGGGCGGGGCGCGCCGGTGCAGGGCGACCCGGGCACCCTGGACGTGCTGGCGACCCGGCAGGGGTTCACGGTGACGTACGTCCGCCCGGAGATGACGTGGGCGGCCGGGCAGGTGACGGGCGGCGCGGCGCCGCTCGATACGGTGAGCGCCGTGGGCGTGAAGGCCGCGCTGCACCGCGCGGCGCTGGACGTGGAGGGCCTGGCGGGTCTCACGGCGCGCGGGGAGGCGGCGGCGGCGCTGAGCGCGACGCTGCCGTTCGCGCAGGGGAACGTGCAGTTCGGCGTGTCGCGCGTGGGCGAACGTACCGTGGTGGGCGGCGGCGGGCGGTGGGCCGGGCAGGCGGACGGCTGGGCCGCGCAGCTGGAGGCGGGCGCGGCCGTGAACGTCACGGGCGGCGGGGCGACCGTGCGCGCGAACGGCCGCGTGAGCGTCGGGGCGACGGAGTTCACGGGGGCGTTCGCGCGCACCACGCCCGGCTGGCGAGACACGCCGCGGACGACCCAGAGCGCCGCGCTGAGCGTGAGCGGGAAGGTCGGCGACGCCTTCACGTACACCGTGGGGGGCGCCGTGAGTGGCGAGACGTGGCAGCGGTACAACGTGCGCGCCGCGGCGACGCTCAAGCAGCCGTTCGGGACGTTGGGCGCGCAGATGCAGGCGACGAACACCACGCGGTCCGTGACGGGCACGCTCACGCAGAAAGCGTTCGGCTGGCCGCTCACGCACCGGGTGAACTGGACGGCAGACTTGGGGACGGGCGCGACGAGCGCGCAGTACGCGCTGAGCACGCAGGTGCGGGCGGGCGGGCAGCTGCTGCAGCCGTCCGTGGGGTTGGGGTTGCAGTCCGGGACGCTCACGTGGTCGGCGGGCGTGAACGGCAGCGCGGCGCTCGCGCCGGGCACGCTGCTGACGTATCAGGTGGCGAGTGCGAACGTGGCGCGCGGGGACGTGAACGCGAGCGTGAATGTCACGCGGGCCCTGAGCGGTACGCAGTCCCTCGCGGTGGCGGGCACGGTCGCGCGCGCGGACGGGCGTTGGGCGGCGGGCGTGCGGGTCAGCACGACGCTCAGCATGGACGTGCCGGTGCATGCGCGGCGGGACGTGGCGCGCGTGGAGGGCCGCGTGACCGACGCGACCGGCGCGGGCCGCGCGAACCTGATCGTGCGCGCGGGCGGCCTGGCGGCCATCACGGACGCGGCGGGCCGCTTCGTGTTCCCGGCGGTGCCGGCGGGGGACGTGACGGTCACGGTCCTGTCGTCGGACGGGCCGGGTGACGTTGCGTTCATGCCGGCGCTGCCGCTGACGCTGCACGTCCGTGCTGGGGAGACGCGCACGCTGGAGGTGCGCGCCGTGACGCTCGCGCGCGTGAGCGGGCAGGTGACGCTGGTGGTCCCGTCGGAGGACACGTTGCGCGCGGGTGGCCTGATGCCGGAGGTGCCGCGCCTGGCGGACCTGGTGCTGCAGCTGAACGGCGCGGACGGCACGGTGCGGACGGTCAGCCCGAATGCCGACGGTACGTTCGTGTTCCCTGGGGTCACGCCGGGAGCGTATACGGTAACGTTCGCGGCGGCGACGGCGGCGCGCCTCGCGGCGCACGACGTGACCCTGCCGGCACCGTTGACGGTCGCGGCGGGCGCGCAGGTGGACGCGCCGGTCCGCGTGCAGCTGCGACCGCGCGTGGTGCGGTTCGAGGATGCCGAGGACCTGACGCCTACGACGCCCTGA
- a CDS encoding heavy metal translocating P-type ATPase has product MPTSIDIGVTGMTCASCTARVERGLKKVEGVQDANVNLATERATVTYDPALTTPQALLDKVRDTGYEPVTATADLGVTGMTCANCSARVERALKKVPGVLSASVNLATERATVTYLPSATRPAQLKVAIRDAGYDILEVQAGQDRTDLERERREQEVRDLRRAVTFSAVFAAPLLLLAMVPMLVPAVNDWLMTTFGHSVMTTLNWVMLALALPVQFGPGRRFYRLGWKSLRGRSPDMNALVMIGTTAAFLYSLVATVAPGIFPEGTAHVYYEASAVVITLILLGKYFEAIAKGRSSEAMKALLSLQAKTARVVRGGQELDLPVDEVLTGDVLQVRPGEKIPVDGEVTSGHSFVDESMITGEPVPVNKTAGSSVVGGTLNGHGAFQFRATKVGADTALAQIIRLVETAQGSKPPIQGLADRVVAVFVPVVLGIAALTFLIWLLVGGASALSFALVTTVAVLIIACPCAMGLATPTSIMVGTGKAAELGVLFRSGAALEGLQGVQVVALDKTGTLTKGRPELTDLHATDAFDPDTVLRLVAAAEASSEHPIARAIVDAAHARGLAVPAAEQFEAVPGFGLEARVQGRPVQVGADRYMRRLGLNPDAFRADAERLGDEGRTPLYAAIDGQLAAIIAVADPIKDGSADAVRALHAQGLQVAMITGDHARTANAIARQLGIDTVLAEVLPGGKSDAVRDLQARGQRVAFVGDGINDAPALAQADVGLAIGTGTDVAVETADVILMSGDLRGVPNAVALSRATLRNIRLNLFWAFAYNIILIPVAAGALYPAFGLLLSPVLAAAAMGFSSVFVLSNALRLRRFRAPAATAAAPSTMTQRTLTRA; this is encoded by the coding sequence ATGCCCACCAGCATTGACATCGGCGTCACCGGTATGACCTGCGCCAGCTGCACGGCCCGCGTTGAACGCGGCCTCAAGAAGGTCGAGGGCGTACAGGACGCCAACGTGAACCTCGCCACCGAACGCGCCACCGTCACGTACGACCCGGCCCTCACCACCCCACAGGCGCTGCTCGATAAGGTCCGCGACACCGGCTACGAACCCGTCACCGCCACCGCTGACCTCGGCGTCACCGGCATGACCTGCGCGAACTGCAGCGCCCGCGTGGAACGCGCCCTCAAAAAAGTTCCAGGCGTCCTGAGCGCCAGCGTGAACCTCGCCACCGAACGCGCCACCGTCACGTACCTGCCCAGCGCCACCCGCCCCGCGCAGCTCAAAGTGGCCATCCGGGACGCCGGCTACGACATCCTCGAGGTACAGGCCGGGCAGGACCGCACCGACCTCGAACGCGAGCGCCGCGAGCAGGAAGTCCGCGACCTGCGCCGCGCCGTCACGTTCAGCGCCGTGTTCGCCGCACCCCTGCTGCTGCTCGCCATGGTGCCCATGCTGGTCCCTGCCGTGAACGACTGGCTGATGACCACCTTCGGGCACAGCGTCATGACCACCCTGAACTGGGTGATGCTCGCGCTCGCGCTGCCGGTGCAGTTCGGCCCGGGCCGCCGCTTCTACCGCCTCGGCTGGAAGAGCCTGCGGGGCCGCTCACCCGACATGAACGCCCTCGTCATGATCGGCACGACCGCCGCGTTCCTGTACTCGCTCGTCGCCACGGTCGCGCCCGGCATCTTCCCCGAAGGCACCGCGCACGTGTACTACGAAGCGTCCGCTGTCGTCATCACGCTCATCCTGCTCGGCAAATACTTCGAGGCCATCGCGAAAGGCCGCAGCAGCGAAGCCATGAAGGCCCTGCTGAGCCTGCAGGCGAAAACGGCGCGCGTCGTGCGCGGCGGCCAGGAACTCGACCTGCCCGTCGACGAGGTCCTCACCGGCGACGTCTTGCAGGTCCGCCCCGGCGAGAAGATCCCCGTGGACGGCGAGGTCACGAGCGGGCATAGCTTCGTGGACGAAAGCATGATCACCGGCGAGCCCGTCCCCGTGAACAAAACAGCCGGCAGCAGCGTGGTGGGCGGCACCCTCAACGGGCACGGCGCGTTCCAGTTCCGTGCCACGAAGGTCGGCGCGGACACCGCCCTCGCGCAGATCATCCGCCTCGTCGAAACGGCGCAGGGCAGCAAGCCCCCCATCCAGGGCCTCGCGGACCGCGTCGTCGCGGTGTTCGTGCCGGTGGTGCTGGGCATCGCGGCCCTGACGTTCCTGATCTGGCTCCTTGTGGGCGGCGCGAGCGCGCTGTCGTTCGCGCTCGTCACGACCGTCGCGGTGCTGATCATCGCGTGCCCGTGCGCCATGGGCCTCGCCACGCCCACCAGCATCATGGTTGGCACCGGCAAGGCCGCGGAACTCGGCGTGCTGTTCCGCAGTGGCGCCGCCCTGGAGGGCCTGCAGGGCGTGCAGGTCGTCGCGCTCGACAAGACCGGCACGCTCACCAAGGGCCGCCCGGAACTCACCGACCTGCACGCGACCGACGCGTTCGACCCCGACACGGTGCTGCGCCTCGTGGCCGCCGCCGAGGCGAGCAGCGAGCACCCCATCGCGCGCGCCATCGTGGACGCCGCGCACGCCCGGGGCCTCGCCGTCCCCGCCGCGGAGCAGTTCGAGGCGGTGCCCGGATTCGGGCTGGAAGCGCGCGTGCAGGGGCGCCCCGTGCAGGTCGGCGCGGACCGCTACATGCGCCGCCTCGGCCTGAACCCGGACGCGTTCCGCGCGGACGCCGAACGCCTCGGCGACGAGGGCCGCACGCCGCTGTACGCCGCCATCGACGGGCAGCTCGCCGCGATCATCGCGGTCGCCGACCCCATCAAGGACGGCAGCGCCGACGCCGTCCGCGCGCTGCACGCGCAGGGCCTGCAGGTCGCGATGATCACCGGCGACCACGCGCGCACCGCGAACGCCATCGCGCGGCAGCTCGGCATCGACACGGTGCTCGCGGAGGTCCTGCCGGGCGGCAAGAGTGACGCCGTGCGCGACCTGCAGGCGCGCGGGCAGCGGGTCGCGTTCGTTGGGGACGGCATCAACGACGCGCCCGCACTTGCGCAGGCGGACGTAGGCCTCGCCATCGGCACGGGCACAGACGTCGCCGTCGAAACCGCCGACGTCATCCTGATGAGTGGCGACCTGCGCGGCGTCCCGAACGCCGTCGCACTCAGCCGCGCGACGCTGCGCAACATCCGCCTGAACCTGTTCTGGGCGTTCGCGTACAACATCATCCTGATTCCCGTGGCGGCCGGCGCGCTGTACCCCGCGTTCGGGCTGCTGCTCAGCCCGGTCCTCGCGGCCGCCGCAATGGGGTTCAGCAGCGTGTTCGTGCTCAGCAACGCCCTGAGGCTGCGCCGCTTCCGCGCACCGGCCGCCACGGCGGCCGCGCCGTCGACCATGACGCAGCGCACGCTCACGCGCGCCTGA
- a CDS encoding MFS transporter has translation MTALPSSTSAPPRTLTVGLLLTIVAVAFESMAVATVLPRVADDLHGLALYGWASGAFLLTSLFGAVISGTLTDRRGPAVAAGAGVLVFTAGLVVAGFAPSMAVFVLGRAVQGLGAGGLGALPFAVIRARYPEQARARMLAAVSSAWLLPALVGPLLASLLADTLTWRAVFWGLAPVMLLVGPLCVLPLRGTVPDADRGASGAGVGMALLLVVGAGALIEGLRTPGAYAWALLALGAVGVLVATRHLFPRGLWRFAPGLPAALMVRGFAAFAVLGANATLPLALHELRGLTLTQAGWLLSVGGVTWSLGSLVQSRLEARFGAPSRPLRIRAGMGLVTVALVITTLGVLGPLPVSAAYVGWLLSGLGMGVGYNSNSLLALSSVDDRQAGTLSGQLANIEVLMSAISAGLAGALIARVTPLPHAFLGAFAALIIGSLLTWVAAARLRR, from the coding sequence GTGACCGCACTGCCTTCGTCCACCTCTGCGCCGCCCCGCACCCTGACCGTCGGGTTGCTGCTGACCATCGTGGCGGTCGCGTTCGAGTCCATGGCGGTCGCCACCGTCCTGCCACGCGTCGCCGACGACTTGCACGGGCTCGCGTTGTACGGCTGGGCGTCCGGCGCGTTCCTGCTCACCAGCCTGTTCGGGGCCGTCATCTCGGGGACGCTCACGGATCGGCGCGGGCCGGCGGTCGCGGCGGGTGCGGGCGTGCTGGTGTTCACCGCCGGACTGGTCGTCGCAGGGTTCGCGCCCAGCATGGCGGTGTTCGTGCTGGGCCGCGCTGTGCAGGGCCTCGGCGCGGGGGGGCTGGGCGCCCTGCCGTTCGCGGTGATTCGCGCGCGGTACCCCGAGCAGGCGCGCGCGCGGATGCTCGCGGCCGTGTCGAGCGCGTGGCTGCTGCCGGCCCTGGTGGGGCCGCTCCTCGCGAGCCTCCTGGCGGACACCCTGACGTGGCGCGCGGTGTTTTGGGGGCTCGCGCCCGTCATGCTGCTGGTCGGGCCGCTGTGCGTCCTGCCGCTGCGTGGGACGGTGCCGGACGCGGACCGGGGGGCGAGCGGTGCGGGGGTGGGCATGGCGCTGCTCCTCGTGGTGGGCGCGGGCGCGCTCATCGAGGGCCTGCGCACGCCCGGCGCGTACGCATGGGCGCTCCTGGCACTCGGCGCGGTCGGCGTGCTGGTCGCCACGCGGCACCTGTTCCCGCGTGGGCTGTGGCGGTTCGCGCCGGGCCTGCCGGCGGCGCTGATGGTGCGCGGGTTCGCGGCGTTCGCGGTGCTCGGCGCGAACGCCACCCTGCCGCTCGCGCTGCATGAGCTGCGCGGCCTGACGCTCACGCAGGCCGGGTGGCTGCTGAGCGTCGGGGGCGTGACGTGGTCGCTGGGGTCGCTCGTGCAGTCCCGGCTGGAGGCGCGGTTCGGCGCGCCGAGCCGTCCACTGCGCATTCGCGCCGGCATGGGTCTCGTGACGGTCGCGCTCGTCATCACGACGCTCGGCGTGCTCGGCCCGCTCCCGGTGAGCGCCGCGTACGTGGGGTGGCTGCTGTCGGGCCTGGGCATGGGGGTCGGGTACAACAGCAACAGCCTGCTGGCGCTGTCGAGCGTCGATGACCGTCAGGCGGGCACGCTCAGCGGGCAGCTCGCGAACATCGAGGTGCTGATGAGCGCGATCAGCGCGGGCCTCGCGGGCGCGCTGATCGCGCGCGTCACGCCGCTGCCGCATGCGTTTCTGGGGGCGTTCGCGGCCCTGATTATCGGGTCGCTGCTCACCTGGGTCGCTGCCGCGCGGTTGCGGCGCTGA
- a CDS encoding MFS transporter, whose amino-acid sequence MTLSATSAQAPAPDLTTRVTILLLAALTIMSGATIAPALPAMQAHFAGTPDAALLVKLSLTILGLVIAITAPISGVLVDRFGRRPVLLGALLLYAVGGASGLFAPTLATILVGRVVLGLAVGATMTATGALVNDLFHGADRGRFLSQQAAFTSFGGAVLLPLGGALAAVSWRAPFGIYLISLLLIPLVLRLPRGVPAGHAHGQAAGAPRWPVIAVIYGLALAYMAAFYLMPTQGPFVLSGLGAAPSMAGLLLGTFTLVGAVTSLTYSRFVGRFDPRRAAALGMALLGGGWVVVSQAPTLPAALVGLVLAGLGGGLVFPNLYTWLADFTPPAWRGRITAGMSSAVFLGQFLSPLVFAAPAGHEARGFLWGAVFAVVLAVVLALSTFAGRARR is encoded by the coding sequence ATGACGTTGTCCGCCACCTCCGCCCAGGCCCCTGCGCCTGACCTCACCACCCGCGTGACCATCCTGCTGCTCGCCGCCCTCACCATCATGTCCGGCGCGACCATCGCGCCGGCCCTCCCGGCGATGCAGGCGCACTTCGCGGGCACGCCCGACGCGGCACTGCTCGTGAAACTCTCGCTCACCATCTTGGGCCTCGTGATTGCCATCACCGCACCCATCAGCGGCGTGCTCGTGGACCGTTTCGGTCGCCGCCCGGTGCTGCTCGGCGCGCTGCTGCTGTACGCGGTGGGTGGCGCCAGCGGCCTGTTCGCGCCGACGCTCGCCACCATCCTCGTGGGCCGCGTCGTTCTCGGCCTCGCGGTGGGCGCCACCATGACGGCCACGGGCGCGCTCGTGAACGACCTGTTCCACGGCGCGGACCGAGGGCGGTTCCTGAGTCAGCAGGCGGCGTTCACGAGTTTCGGCGGGGCGGTTCTGCTGCCGCTCGGTGGGGCGCTCGCCGCAGTGTCGTGGCGCGCGCCGTTCGGCATCTACCTGATCTCGCTGCTGCTGATCCCGCTGGTGCTGCGCCTGCCGCGCGGCGTGCCTGCCGGGCACGCGCACGGCCAGGCGGCGGGCGCGCCGCGCTGGCCGGTCATCGCCGTGATCTACGGCCTGGCGCTCGCGTACATGGCCGCCTTCTACCTGATGCCGACGCAGGGGCCGTTCGTGCTCTCGGGCCTCGGCGCGGCGCCGTCCATGGCGGGCCTGCTGCTCGGCACGTTCACGCTCGTCGGCGCCGTCACGTCCCTGACGTACTCGCGGTTCGTGGGGCGCTTCGATCCGCGCCGCGCCGCCGCGCTCGGCATGGCCCTGCTGGGTGGCGGGTGGGTCGTGGTGTCCCAGGCGCCGACGCTGCCCGCCGCGCTCGTCGGGCTGGTCCTCGCGGGGCTCGGCGGCGGCCTGGTCTTCCCGAACCTGTACACGTGGCTGGCGGACTTCACGCCGCCCGCATGGCGCGGACGCATCACGGCCGGCATGAGCAGCGCCGTGTTCCTCGGGCAGTTCCTGAGCCCGCTGGTGTTCGCCGCGCCCGCCGGGCATGAGGCGCGCGGGTTCCTGTGGGGCGCGGTGTTCGCGGTCGTGCTCGCGGTCGTGCTCGCGCTCAGCACCTTCGCGGGCCGCGCGCGGCGCTGA
- a CDS encoding response regulator: protein MRVLVIEDHPADVALLQEAFNQSGIAVSMDAVPDGAEALAYIRQHAMPGEAPHLILLNLNVPGFDGFEVLEHLKTHPLWRLMPVIVFAASEEPADIQRAYDLQANAYAVKPSTPEELTMFVRHLCTYWCHTVTLPRALASV from the coding sequence ATGCGTGTCCTCGTGATCGAGGACCATCCTGCCGACGTTGCGCTTCTTCAGGAGGCGTTTAATCAGTCAGGCATTGCCGTGAGCATGGACGCCGTTCCTGATGGGGCCGAGGCGCTGGCGTACATCCGCCAGCATGCCATGCCGGGCGAGGCGCCCCACTTGATTCTGCTGAACCTCAACGTGCCCGGTTTCGACGGTTTCGAAGTGCTCGAGCACCTCAAGACGCACCCACTGTGGCGCCTGATGCCGGTCATCGTGTTCGCCGCGTCGGAGGAGCCTGCGGATATTCAGCGGGCCTATGACCTGCAGGCGAACGCGTACGCCGTGAAGCCCAGCACGCCCGAGGAACTCACCATGTTCGTCCGGCACCTCTGCACGTACTGGTGCCACACCGTCACGCTGCCCCGCGCCCTCGCCAGCGTCTGA
- a CDS encoding HD-GYP domain-containing protein, with amino-acid sequence MPPHDQPDPLPLASSPLDRLRQLEALASVSVALRDARHPHEVESLLIGQAHNLVHTPHAAFVQYDADEDRLVCTAGAGHYLSDVGFEVPRDAGLAWVAVRERRLVHAPDIQQEPRAHARGRDRHASVVMVPLQASTGAVFGVLLLLRDELHAFTDLDVRVAQTIAGVGAAALERMHATETIRQKVLELQATREGALRALGLALELRDFETTGHTARVVSLAAQLGEALNLSDEERQTLRDGAYLHDIGKLAVPDTVLLKPGSLDANEWAVMQAHVTHGFTLSGYIPSLREGVRDVVRSHHERWDGTGYPDGLAGEAIPWLARIFAVCDVYDALTSERPYKRAWTPEAALAEIRAQAGRHFDPRVVEAFVTLLAFATPEA; translated from the coding sequence ATGCCGCCCCATGATCAGCCTGACCCTCTTCCGCTCGCCTCATCGCCGCTGGACCGCCTGCGGCAGCTGGAGGCCCTCGCGAGCGTCAGCGTCGCCCTGCGTGACGCGCGCCACCCGCACGAGGTGGAATCCCTGCTGATCGGGCAGGCGCATAACCTCGTGCACACGCCGCACGCGGCGTTCGTGCAGTACGACGCGGACGAGGACCGCCTCGTCTGCACGGCCGGGGCGGGCCACTACCTCAGCGACGTCGGCTTCGAGGTGCCGCGCGACGCGGGGCTCGCGTGGGTGGCGGTGCGGGAGCGGCGCCTCGTGCACGCGCCGGACATTCAGCAGGAGCCGCGCGCGCACGCGCGCGGCCGTGATCGGCACGCGTCCGTGGTGATGGTGCCCCTTCAGGCGTCGACCGGGGCGGTGTTCGGGGTGCTGCTGCTGTTGCGCGACGAGCTGCACGCCTTCACGGACCTGGACGTGCGCGTCGCGCAGACCATTGCGGGCGTCGGCGCCGCCGCGCTGGAGCGCATGCACGCCACCGAAACCATCCGGCAGAAGGTGCTGGAGCTGCAGGCCACGCGCGAGGGGGCGCTGCGGGCGCTGGGCCTCGCGCTGGAGTTGCGGGACTTCGAGACGACGGGGCACACGGCGCGCGTCGTCTCGCTCGCCGCGCAACTCGGCGAGGCCCTCAACCTCAGCGACGAGGAGCGGCAGACGCTGCGGGACGGCGCGTACCTGCACGACATCGGCAAGCTCGCCGTGCCCGACACGGTCCTGCTTAAGCCCGGCTCGCTCGACGCGAACGAGTGGGCGGTCATGCAGGCGCACGTGACGCACGGGTTCACGCTGTCCGGGTACATCCCGTCGCTGCGCGAGGGCGTGCGGGACGTCGTGCGTTCGCACCATGAACGCTGGGACGGCACGGGGTACCCGGACGGCCTGGCGGGCGAGGCCATTCCGTGGCTGGCGCGGATCTTCGCGGTGTGTGACGTGTACGATGCGTTGACGAGTGAGCGGCCGTACAAGCGCGCCTGGACGCCCGAGGCGGCCCTCGCGGAGATTCGCGCGCAGGCCGGGCGGCATTTCGACCCGCGCGTCGTGGAGGCGTTCGTGACGCTGCTTGCGTTCGCGACGCCGGAGGCCTGA
- a CDS encoding potassium transporter TrkG, with amino-acid sequence MFVGTHPTFIGGIKTTTVFGWRVALVTLQRAVMVLMLALVVVALGSLVLLITDPALPPLPLVFKAVSAFGTAGFSVNSTPRLSPAGLVVVTTLMFLGRVGFLPRLLAFAHRHTARVRHPEKASLMVG; translated from the coding sequence ATGTTCGTGGGCACCCACCCCACCTTCATCGGCGGCATCAAGACCACCACTGTGTTTGGGTGGCGCGTGGCGCTCGTCACGCTCCAGCGGGCCGTGATGGTCCTCATGCTGGCCCTCGTGGTCGTCGCGCTTGGCAGCCTCGTACTGCTCATCACCGACCCCGCCCTGCCGCCGTTGCCCCTGGTGTTCAAGGCCGTGTCTGCGTTCGGTACGGCAGGCTTCAGCGTCAACAGCACGCCGCGCCTCAGCCCGGCCGGGCTGGTCGTCGTGACGACGTTGATGTTCCTGGGCCGCGTCGGGTTCCTACCGCGGCTGCTCGCGTTCGCGCACCGCCACACCGCGCGCGTCCGCCACCCGGAGAAAGCCAGCCTGATGGTCGGCTGA
- the rsgA gene encoding ribosome small subunit-dependent GTPase A gives MSEALTALGWDDTFAQPYDAYLDTLSADDAGVSVPARVVGVERAAYQLRTEHGPSEALLAGTLQHAPDGARVAPAIGDWVVARPIEGEDRYRIVHVLPRKTTFSRAVNAGGPRRAVSEQVIAANVDVILIVTALDEDFNPPRLGRYVTAVRASGAQPVILLNKTDLVPDVLPFLEAARAVSEDVPVHAIRADAPGGQDALRAYLRPGVTVALIGSSGVGKSTLTNALLGRDAALTGEVRAADRQGRHTTTSRTLYVVPGGGLLIDNPGLREIAVWDPNLAAFEEIEALAAQCRFRKCTHTTEPGCAVQAAVRAGRLDPDRLDAYREQQTTRRARRR, from the coding sequence ATGTCTGAAGCCCTGACGGCCCTCGGCTGGGACGACACCTTCGCGCAGCCCTACGACGCGTACCTCGACACCCTCAGCGCCGACGACGCGGGCGTCAGCGTGCCCGCCCGCGTCGTCGGCGTGGAACGCGCCGCGTACCAGCTGCGCACCGAGCACGGCCCGTCCGAGGCGCTGCTGGCCGGCACGCTGCAGCACGCCCCGGACGGCGCGCGCGTCGCGCCCGCCATTGGCGACTGGGTCGTCGCGCGCCCCATTGAGGGCGAGGACCGCTACCGCATCGTGCACGTCCTGCCCCGCAAGACGACCTTCTCGCGCGCCGTGAACGCCGGCGGCCCCCGCCGCGCCGTATCCGAGCAGGTCATCGCCGCGAACGTCGACGTCATCCTGATCGTCACGGCGCTCGATGAAGACTTCAACCCGCCGCGCCTTGGGCGGTACGTCACAGCCGTGCGGGCGAGCGGCGCGCAACCCGTCATCCTCCTGAACAAAACCGACCTCGTGCCGGACGTCCTGCCGTTCCTCGAGGCGGCCCGCGCCGTGTCGGAGGACGTGCCCGTGCACGCCATCCGCGCGGACGCCCCCGGCGGTCAGGACGCCCTGCGCGCGTACCTGCGTCCGGGCGTGACCGTGGCCCTGATCGGCTCGTCCGGCGTCGGCAAGTCCACGCTCACGAACGCCCTTCTGGGCCGCGACGCCGCCCTCACCGGCGAGGTCCGCGCGGCCGACCGTCAGGGGCGGCACACGACCACCTCCCGCACGCTGTACGTCGTGCCGGGCGGCGGGCTGCTCATCGACAACCCGGGCCTGCGCGAGATTGCCGTGTGGGACCCGAACCTCGCCGCGTTCGAGGAGATTGAGGCGCTCGCCGCCCAGTGCCGCTTCCGCAAGTGCACGCACACCACCGAGCCGGGCTGTGCCGTCCAGGCTGCCGTGCGTGCGGGCCGCCTCGACCCGGACCGCCTGGACGCGTACCGGGAGCAGCAGACCACCCGCCGCGCCCGGCGCCGCTGA